ACGCCGACTACGTGACGCCGCAGGACATGCTGGCCGAACTCGCCGAGGACAATCGCCGGCTCACCGGCTTCCTGCGCGCGACCCATGCGGTGTGCGACGAGCACCACGACGTCGCCACCACCAGCCTGATCGAAGTGTGGATCGACGAGGCCGAACGCCGCGCCTGGTTCCTCTACGAAAGCTCCCGCGCCGCGCGCTGAACCCGTGCGCGGATGCGCGCAGCGACAAGGAACCGAACCATGCACACCAAGATGCCGCTGCCCGCACTGCTCGCCGTGCTACTTGCCGCCAGCCCGGCGCCCGGTCATGCGGCCGCCTCGCCGGCCACGGCCGGCGCCATCGGCCATGCCGACATCCAGCGCTGGGCCGAGGCCTGGAACAGCCACGACATCGACACGGTCATGACCCTGTTCACGCCCGACGTGGTGATCCACCAGCCCAGCAATCCCAAGCCGCTCGACGCGGCCGGGACGCGCGCGTTCTTCGCGATGATCTTCAAGACCTACCCCGACTTCCACGTGACCCTGACCGACGCGCTGGTCGACGGCATGCAGGGCGTGTCGGTCGAACGGGTCACCGGCACCTGGAGCGGCCCCTACGTGGACCCGGCGACCGGCAAGACCACGCCCGGCAACGGCCGCCGCTTCGATCACCCCGGGGTCATGCTGCTCCACTACCGCGCCGACCACCGGATCGACGAGGTCACGATCTACTGGGACCGGCTGACCGTCGACCAGCAACTCGGCATCGCGCCGTAACCCCACCCCTGGAGCGCATCATGAGCGATCTTCCCTTGCTGACCCCCGACGCGTGCGCGCTGGTGCTGGTCGACGAACAGGCAGGCCTGGCGTTCGCCGCCGGCTCCGCCGACCGCCAATCCCTGCGCAGCAATGCCGTGGCGCTCGCGCGCAGCGCCGTCGCCTTCGCCGTGCCGGTGGTGGTCAGCACCTCAGCGTCGAAGGTCTACAGCGGCCCGCTGATGCCGCCGCTGCGCGCGGCGCTGCCGGACATCGTGCCGATCGAACGGCGCAACATGAACCTGTGGGAAGACGAGGCGGCCAAGGCGGCCGTCGTCGCCACCGGCCGCAAGACCCTGGTCTTCGCCGGGCTGCTGACCGAAGCCTGCGTCAGCTTCCCGGTGCTGTCGGCGCTGGCCGACGGCTACAAAGTGCATGTGGTGGCCGATGCCTGCGGCGGCCTGACCGCCGCCAGCCACGATGCCGCATTGCGACGCATGGAACAGGCAGGCGCAGTCATGACCTCGTGGCTGCAGTTCCTGCTCGAACTGCAGCGCGACTGGACCCGGCACGCCACCTACGAGGCTGCACGCAGCATCGTCGTCGACCACGGCGGCGGCTATGGCATCGGCCTCGACTACGCCCGCGACATGATCAAGCCCGCCTGAGGCAGCGCGTGGCGCCGCGGCGCCACGCGCGAAGCGTGCACCCCATGGATGCGCCGCAATGCCCGCAACAGCCCAAGGAACAACGCCGATGAGCGACCTGCCACCGCCTCCACCGCCCGTCATCACCCAGGAGTTGCGCATCGTCGATGCGCAGGGCCGCCCGCGGATGCTGCTGTCGGCGCTGAACGGCGTGCCTGAGATCGTGCTGCTGCGCGAGGACGGCAGCACCGGCACGCGCGTCGCGCTCGACGCCGACGGACGCCCGGCGCTGACGCTGCTCAACCCGCTCGCCGCCGGCCCGCAGGCCACCGTCGAAATCGACGACAAGGGCGCGCACCTGCTGCTGGAACGCCCAGGCGGCGCCTCGTCATACCTGTTCCTCAACAATGCCGGCGGCTCGGGCGTGGTGCTGATCGCGGCGGACGGCCAGCGCCGCCTCAGCGCCACCCTCGCCGCCGATGGCAGCAGCAGGATCGAGCGCGCGGAAGACTCACACGCATCGGCAAGCAAGTAGGCAAGAACGAACAGCCAGGCAATCGGCGAAGCCCGGCGAATACGGATCGCCGGCCCGCGACCGCGCGTGCTGCGATGTCCTAGCGGATCGCCTTGCTCGCCAGCTCGACCGGATCGGCGCGCGCGCACTGCTCAACCACACCGCTGGCATCGACCAACACGTCGTTCGGCGCCAGCACCGGGAACTCCCCTCGCCATGGCGCCAGGCAGTATCGCGGCGTGTCGATCGGCGTGCATGTACGGATGAAACGGCCTGGCGCGCCGTACTCGCGACCACCGGTTCCCGTTCGACCGAACGCCCTGCGCCGTGGCGACACGTGGAAACCGCAACCGTGCGATCGCCTGCAACTGATACAGTCGATGCGCCCGAATCGGCGCGGACGCGGCCTTTGCTCCTCGCCGCCACGGCGCGATCGTGGCCACGGCCGTCAGTGTCGGCCAAGCCAGACGCATCGCATTCCGGCGCCGCACCCATTCTGGAGACATTGCCATGCCCGATTCGCCCGTTGCGCCCTCGATGTCGCGGCGATCGCTGCTGGCCGCCTCCGGCGCGGCGCTGTTGCTGGCCGCACTGCCTCGCCCCGCATCGGCGGCCGCGAAGGAGGCGCCAAGCATCATCGACGCGTGGGCGAAGGCGAACGGCTTCCAGGGCGTGGTCCTGCTCGCCCGCGACGGCAAGGTCGCCTATGCGCAGCCCTTCGGCATCGTGGACGTGGAAGCGCAGCGGCCGGCGCAGCTCGACGACGTCTACGGCATCGCTTCGATTTCCAAATGGCTCACGACGCTGGCGGTGCTGCGCCTGGTCGAACGGCGCAAGCTCGACCTCGACCGGCCGATCACCGCCTGGCTGCCGGACTATCGCGCCGACACCGGCGCCCGCATCAACCTACGCCGCCTGCTGTCCAACAGCAGCGGCCTGACCGAGCAGTACGGCCCGGCCGCCAAGGCCGACCCATCGCTGATGACGCTGGAGCTGCCGGCTTCCGAGGCCGTGCGCCGGTTCGCCAGCGCCGACCTCGCGTTCGAGCCGGGCGCAAAATTCGACTACATCTTCGCCAACTGGATCGTCGTCTACGCCATCGTCGAAGCGGTCGCCGGCATGCCCTTTGTGGACGCCGTGCGCAGCCTGGTCCTGGACCCGCTGGAGCTGCGCCACACCGGCACCGGCCCGGCGATCGCGACCGCGCCGACCACGGTGCCCTCCTACCGGACGCTGTCGCCGCCCGAGCGCCGTACCTACGACAGGCCGGGCTTCATCGCCGCGGCCGGCGGCTATTTCAGCAACGCCCAGGACCTGATGCAGGCCGCACACCGCGTCTACGACAAGGGCTTTCTGTCGGCAGCCTCGCTGCGCCAGCTCAACACGGTGGAAATGCCGGAGGAATATGCGCTCGGCGGCCGCGTGAAGACACTGACGCTGCAGGGCAAGCGCCGCACCTACGCCTGGGAAACCGGCAACACCGCCGGCTACCGCTCGCTGCTCGCGCACCGCCTGGACACGCGCGAGACGATCGTGATCCTCAACAACAGCAGCATGTCGCAGCGCCAACTCGACGAGTTCGCGATCGCCACGCAGTCCTGAGCGCGCGCGCTCGCCGGTTGCGATGCGCATCCCCGGGCACGCCGGTGGCAGCCATTGCGCAACGCAGGCTGGCTTGCGGGCTATCGAAAAAAAAAGGAGGTTTCAAGGCCGCGCCGGGCAGTGAATTGCGGAGCGGACTGGAGAGTGCGGAGCGCGCCGACGCGCATGCACCTTGCAACGACTGGAGCGGGCGATGGGAATCGAACCCACGTCAGTAGCTTGGGAAGCTACAGCTCTACCATTGAGCTACGCCCGCGTCGCCGGTGCAGTCTATGCGGTGGGCCGGCGGTTGCGCAAGAAATCGGTGCGACAAACTGCGGCGATGGCGCGCCGGCACCCACGCGATCGCGATGCCGGTACTTGCAAGGTGGGATTCTTGTGGGAGGGGCTTCAGCCCCGACGCCTTGTCGACAAGGCGTCGGGGCTGAAGCCCCTCCCACAACGTGACCTTGCGATGTCGCAAGGTCATGCGCCGCCCATCGTACCCGGCAGGCCGGGCACGATGGACAGCCGCGACGCAGCGTTTAGAAGCTGCCGCCGAAGTTCACGAACAGCGAGGTGTCGCGCGCGCGGCTCTGGCCGGTGGTGGCGGCGATGCCGACATTGCTCTCCAGGCCCCACACCTTGGTCCGCGCGCCCAGCACCACCGAGGCGTAGTTGCGGTCCATGGCCAGGCCCGGCACCGCGTAGGCGCCCAGCTCGGGCATGGTCTGCAGCCACGCGGTGGCCTGCTCGCCCTTCTTGAACTCGTGGTCGTAGGTCGCCTGCACGTACGGCTTCACCATGCCGGCGTCGACGCTGGCCTTCCAGCCGAGGCGGCCGACCAGCGACTCGACGTCCTGGTCGTAGTAGCCCAGCGCGCTGGAGTTCGGGTTGCTCTCGGTGTAGCCGTCGAGCTTGACCTTCTGCCAGATCGCCGCGGCCACCGGGCCGTGCTTGAACGCGCCCTCGCCGAACTCGTAGCCGCCCTGCAGCGCTGCGGTCAGGTTGCTGCCGTCCGGCGAGCCGTTGTGCTCGATGGTGGCCGCCGCCAGGTTGACCTTGCGCTTGACGTCGTAGCTCAGCCAGCTGTAGCTGACCTGCGCGTTGACCCACGCGCGCTCGCCGTACCAGCCGGCGAAGCCGCCCAGGGTGCTGTCGTCCTGGGTGTAGTCGCCGCCGCGGTTGCCGAAGTCGGCGTCCACGCGGCCGAAGCCGCCGAAGCCGCCGAACACCCACTCGCCGCGCGACCAGTCCACGCCGAACAGGCCGGCCGGGGCCAGGCCGTCGTACAGGTCGCCGTGCGAATAGCGCTGCATGTCGCCGCGCAGGTTGCCCCACCAGCGCATGCCGTCCGCGTCCGGGCGGCCGTCGACGTGCCAGGCGACCTGGTCGGCGCGCGCGCGGCCGGTGACCTCGGCCGAGTGGCTCAGCACCTGCTGCAGGCGCGGGCCTTCCAGGATCGACAGCGCGTACTGCGCCAGCAGTTCGTGGGTGCGGCCGGTGGGATGGATGCCGTCGGCGAACACGTAGCTGTCGGCGGCGTCGGCACTGACGTAGCTGGTCGGGTTGCAGGTCAGCGACTGCGCGGTGATCTGCGGCTGGCAGGCGGTGCCGGTGGCGTTGCTGAAACCGTAGGTGGACGGGCTGGCGATCACTTCCTGCAGCAGATGGAAGGTATCCACCGGGATCACCTGCAGCCCGGCGCTCTTGAGCCCGGCGAACAGCGCGCTGTTGTAGCTGCCGGCCAGCGCGGTGCCCTGCGCCATCGTCGTGGCGCCGCCGGCGCGGAAGCGCGGGGTGAGGCCGACGTCGGGGATGGTGGTGACCATGACGTAGCGCGCGCCGGCGTTCTGCAGGCCGGCGACGATGCCCACCTGCGCGGTCACCGAGTTGCCGATCGTGACCTGCGCCGGTGCGCCGGCGGCGACCGCCAGCAGGTCGTTGGCGCCGCCCCACACGCTGTACAGCGCGTTCGGGTCGGCCTTGCCGCCGTTGGCGGCCAGGTAGTTGCTGGTCTGCGTCGCCAGCGACGGCGCCACGCCCAGCGCGCTCGGGTTGGCCACGCCCACGCGGGCGTTGCCGGCGGCGTAGTTGTCGCCGATCTGGCCGTTGCCGTTGGCGTGGCCGTCGGTGTGGTAGTAGTCGGCGATGTACTGCGCCCAGACCCAGTCCGGATTGGTCGTGAACTGGCCGGTCACCGCCTGCGCCGAGGCCGGCAGCAGCGGCCGGTAGTAGCCGGCGTCGGTCAGGCTGTCGCCGAAGAACACGGTGCGGCTATAGGTCTGCTGCGCGAACGCGGGCGCGGCGGCGAGCACGATCGCGGCGGCCAGCAGCGAGCGGAGTGGACGGATGGACGAAGTCATGGATGCCCTCCCGGGCGATAATGAAGGTGACTCGGGGCACGGCCAGAACATACGCAGCCGCATGGCAGGCATGATTTCACCTCTGCCCTGCGCGCTCACGTTGCACTGCCGCAATACATCGCGCGCCTGACGGCACGCACTGCACAATGATGACATGAACATCGAATTGAACGGCCAGCTCCGCCCTTTGCAGCCCCACACCACCGTCGCCGTCCTGCTGATCGAGGAAGGCCTGGCGCAACGCCGCGTCGCGGTCGAGGTCAACGGCGCGATCGTGCCGCGCGGCGCGCACGCCGAGCACGCGCTGCGCGACGGCGACCGGGTGGAGATCGTGCACGCGCTGGGCGGCGGCTGAATCCCGCGCGGCGCCGGCTCGGCAGCGTCGGGTGCGATGGGCGATAATCCGGCGATGAACGCTCACGCCCCCCACGATGCGCTGGTGATCGCCGGCAAGCCCTACCGTTCGCGCCTGCTCACCGGCACCGGCAAGTTCGCCGATCTCGAACAGACCCGGCAGGCTACCGAGGCCGCCGCCGCGGAAATCGTCACCGTCGCGATCCGCCGCTCCAACATCGGCCAGAACCCCGGCGAGCCCAACCTGCTCGACGTGCTGCCGCCGCAGCGCTACACCATCCTGCCCAACACCGCCGGCTGCTACACCGCCGAGGACGCGGTGCGCACCTGCCGCCTGGCGCGCGAACTGCTCGACGGCCACAACCTGACCAAGCTGGAAGTGCTGGGCGACCAGCGCACCCTGTTCCCGGACGTGGTGCAGACCCTGAAGGCTGCCGAGATCCTGGTCGCCGACGGTTTCGAAGTGATGGTCTACACCAGCGACGACCCGATCCTGGCCAAGCGCCTGGAGGAGATCGGCTGCGTGGCGGTGATGCCGCTGGCCGCGCCGATCGGCTCCGGGCTGGGCATCCAGAACCGCTACAACCTGCTGGAGATCATCGACAACGCCAAAGTGCCGATCATCGTCGACGCCGGCGTCGGCACCGCTTCGGACGCGGCGATCGCGATGGAACTGGGCTGCGACGGCGTGCTCATGAACACCGCCATCGCCGGCGCGCGCAATCCGGTGCTGATGGCCAGCGCGATGCGCAAGGCGGTCGAGGCCGGGCGCGAAGCGTTCCTGGCCGGGCGCATCCCGCGCAAACGCTACGCCAGCGCGTCGTCGCCGGTCGACGGGCTGATCGGCTGAGGCCGCGCGCATGACCGATCCGTTCTCCAGCGCCGGCGCCAAGACCCCGCCCAAGCCCTTCACCATCGAGGAAGGCCGCCGCCAGGTGCGCAGCTTCGTGCTGCGCCAGGGCCGCTTCACTCCCGCGCAGCAGCGCGCGTTCGACGAACTGTGGCCGCGCTTCGGCCTGGACTACGCCGGTCAGCCGCGCGATCTGGACGCCACCTTCGGCCGCGCCGCGCGCAAGGTGCTGGAGATCGGCTTCGGCAACGGCGAGGCGCTGCGCTTCGCCGCGCGCCACGACCCGGCCCGCGACTACATCGGCATCGAAGTGCACGCGCCCGGCGTGGGCCGCGTGCTGAACGCGCTGGCCGCCGACGACAGCCAACACGTGCGCCTGTACCACCACGATGCGGTGGAAGTGCTGGAGCACGAGATCGCCGACGGCGCGCTCGACGAAGTGCGCATCTACTTCCCCGATCCGTGGCACAAGAAGCGCCACAACAAGCGCCGCCTGCTGCAGCCGGCGTTCGCCGCCTTGCTGGTGCGCAAGCTGCGCGACGGCGGCCGCCTGCACGCGGCCACCGACTGGGCCGACTACGCCGAGCAGATGTGGGACGTGCTCGATGCCACCGACGGCCTGGTCAACCGTGCCGGCCCGCGCGGCCACGTGCCACGCCCGGACTGGCGCCCGCAGACCCATTTCGAGACCCGCGGCCAGAAGCTCGGCCATGGCGTGTGGGATCTGCTGTACGACAAGCCGGGATCGGGGATTCGGGACTAGATGAGGAGCGCAGCCGCCATCCCGACGACGTATTTCCACGGCAAGCCATTGCCGCGGCCGGCTCCGCCTGCCGCCTTGTCCACTCCCTAATCCCCAATCCCCAATCCCGGCCCTAAATGGACACCGCGCTGACGCTGACCAACGACATGAAGCTCGTGCTCGGGCTGGTCGGCTTCACGATGGCGATGTTCGTGTTCGAGCGGATCCGTGCCGACGTGGTCGCGCTGGTGGTGCTGGTGGTGCTGGGCGTCACCGGGCTGATCCCGCCGGAAGAACTGTTCAGCGGCTTCTCCGGCAACGCGGTGATGAGCATCATCGCCACCACCATCCTCGGCGCCGGGCTGGAGCGCACCGGCGCGCTGAACCGGCTGGCCTCGTGGCTGCTGCGCCGCGCGCGCGGGGTCGAGGAGCGGCTGATGCTGCTGACCACCGCCATCGCCGGGCTCAATTCCTCGTTCATGCAGAACCCGTCGGTGATGGCGCTGTACCTGCCGGTGGCCTCGCGCCTGGCCGCGCGCACCGGGCTGACCCTGCAGCGCCTGCTGCTGCCGATCGCCGCGGCGATCGTGATGGGCGGCGCGTTGACCATGGTCGGCAACTCGCCGCTGATCCTGCTCAACGACCTGCTGCAGTCGGCCAACAACAACCTGCCCTCGGGCATGGCCACGATCGAGCCGCTGCGCATGTTCGCGCCGCTGCCGATCGGCCTGGCGCTGCTGCTGGCGTCGCTGATCTACTTCCGCGTGCGCGGCGACAAGACGCTGATGGAGGAAGAGCAGCTGATCAACAACGGGGTCACCCCGGCGCGCACCGAGAGCTACTTCGCGCGCACCTACGGCATCGAAGGCGACGTGTTCGAACTGATCGTCAGCGCCGACAGCCCCCTGGTCGGCATGACCCTGGGCGAAGCCGAGACGGTGCACGACGCGCCGCTGCTGCTGGCGCTGAAGACCGGCAACGACACCCGCCTGGCGCCGCCGGCGGACATGCGCATCTGGGTCGGCAGCGTGCTCGGGGTGATGGGCGCACGCCAGCAGGTGGCCGACTTCGCGCAGAACCAGTTCCTGCGCCTGTCCTCGCGGCTGCGCAACCTCGGCGACCTGTTCAATCCCAGCCGCGCCGGCATCTCCGAGGCGGTGATCCCGCCGACCTCGCGCTTCATCGGCAAGAACGCGGCCGAGCTGCGCCTGCGCAAGCAGTCCGGGATCAGCCTGCTGGCGATCAACCGCGACAAGCAGGTGATCCGCGAGGACGTGCGCAAGGTGCCGCTGCGCGCCGGCGACATGCTGGTGTTCCACAGCATCTGGCAGGACCTGGCGCAGGCTTCGGAGAGCCGCGACTTCGTCGTCGTCACCGACTATCCGAAGGGCGAGCACCGCCCGCACAAGTTCAAGATCGCGATGACGATCTTCGCCCTGACCATCCTGATCGCGCTGACCAGCAAGCTGCCGGTGGCGCTGACCCTGATGACCGGCGTGGCCGGCATGCTGCTGACCGGCGTGCTGCGCATGGACGAGGCCTATGCCTCGATCAACTGGAAGACCATCTTCATGATGGCCGGGCTGATCCCGCTGGGCTGGGCGATGGACAGCAGCGGCGCGGCGGCGTGGGTCGCCGGCCACACCATCGCGCGGCTGCCCGAAGGCGTGCCGGTGTGGGCGCTGGAGATCGCGCTGGCGCTGCTGACCACCGCGTTCTCGCTGGTGATCAGCCACGTCGGC
This sequence is a window from Xanthomonas sp. CFBP 8443. Protein-coding genes within it:
- a CDS encoding ester cyclase, with product MHTKMPLPALLAVLLAASPAPGHAAASPATAGAIGHADIQRWAEAWNSHDIDTVMTLFTPDVVIHQPSNPKPLDAAGTRAFFAMIFKTYPDFHVTLTDALVDGMQGVSVERVTGTWSGPYVDPATGKTTPGNGRRFDHPGVMLLHYRADHRIDEVTIYWDRLTVDQQLGIAP
- a CDS encoding hydrolase; the protein is MSDLPLLTPDACALVLVDEQAGLAFAAGSADRQSLRSNAVALARSAVAFAVPVVVSTSASKVYSGPLMPPLRAALPDIVPIERRNMNLWEDEAAKAAVVATGRKTLVFAGLLTEACVSFPVLSALADGYKVHVVADACGGLTAASHDAALRRMEQAGAVMTSWLQFLLELQRDWTRHATYEAARSIVVDHGGGYGIGLDYARDMIKPA
- a CDS encoding serine hydrolase domain-containing protein, with product MPDSPVAPSMSRRSLLAASGAALLLAALPRPASAAAKEAPSIIDAWAKANGFQGVVLLARDGKVAYAQPFGIVDVEAQRPAQLDDVYGIASISKWLTTLAVLRLVERRKLDLDRPITAWLPDYRADTGARINLRRLLSNSSGLTEQYGPAAKADPSLMTLELPASEAVRRFASADLAFEPGAKFDYIFANWIVVYAIVEAVAGMPFVDAVRSLVLDPLELRHTGTGPAIATAPTTVPSYRTLSPPERRTYDRPGFIAAAGGYFSNAQDLMQAAHRVYDKGFLSAASLRQLNTVEMPEEYALGGRVKTLTLQGKRRTYAWETGNTAGYRSLLAHRLDTRETIVILNNSSMSQRQLDEFAIATQS
- a CDS encoding autotransporter domain-containing protein → MTSSIRPLRSLLAAAIVLAAAPAFAQQTYSRTVFFGDSLTDAGYYRPLLPASAQAVTGQFTTNPDWVWAQYIADYYHTDGHANGNGQIGDNYAAGNARVGVANPSALGVAPSLATQTSNYLAANGGKADPNALYSVWGGANDLLAVAAGAPAQVTIGNSVTAQVGIVAGLQNAGARYVMVTTIPDVGLTPRFRAGGATTMAQGTALAGSYNSALFAGLKSAGLQVIPVDTFHLLQEVIASPSTYGFSNATGTACQPQITAQSLTCNPTSYVSADAADSYVFADGIHPTGRTHELLAQYALSILEGPRLQQVLSHSAEVTGRARADQVAWHVDGRPDADGMRWWGNLRGDMQRYSHGDLYDGLAPAGLFGVDWSRGEWVFGGFGGFGRVDADFGNRGGDYTQDDSTLGGFAGWYGERAWVNAQVSYSWLSYDVKRKVNLAAATIEHNGSPDGSNLTAALQGGYEFGEGAFKHGPVAAAIWQKVKLDGYTESNPNSSALGYYDQDVESLVGRLGWKASVDAGMVKPYVQATYDHEFKKGEQATAWLQTMPELGAYAVPGLAMDRNYASVVLGARTKVWGLESNVGIAATTGQSRARDTSLFVNFGGSF
- the thiS gene encoding sulfur carrier protein ThiS, yielding MNIELNGQLRPLQPHTTVAVLLIEEGLAQRRVAVEVNGAIVPRGAHAEHALRDGDRVEIVHALGGG
- a CDS encoding thiazole synthase — encoded protein: MNAHAPHDALVIAGKPYRSRLLTGTGKFADLEQTRQATEAAAAEIVTVAIRRSNIGQNPGEPNLLDVLPPQRYTILPNTAGCYTAEDAVRTCRLARELLDGHNLTKLEVLGDQRTLFPDVVQTLKAAEILVADGFEVMVYTSDDPILAKRLEEIGCVAVMPLAAPIGSGLGIQNRYNLLEIIDNAKVPIIVDAGVGTASDAAIAMELGCDGVLMNTAIAGARNPVLMASAMRKAVEAGREAFLAGRIPRKRYASASSPVDGLIG
- the trmB gene encoding tRNA (guanosine(46)-N7)-methyltransferase TrmB, which gives rise to MTDPFSSAGAKTPPKPFTIEEGRRQVRSFVLRQGRFTPAQQRAFDELWPRFGLDYAGQPRDLDATFGRAARKVLEIGFGNGEALRFAARHDPARDYIGIEVHAPGVGRVLNALAADDSQHVRLYHHDAVEVLEHEIADGALDEVRIYFPDPWHKKRHNKRRLLQPAFAALLVRKLRDGGRLHAATDWADYAEQMWDVLDATDGLVNRAGPRGHVPRPDWRPQTHFETRGQKLGHGVWDLLYDKPGSGIRD
- a CDS encoding SLC13 family permease, producing MDTALTLTNDMKLVLGLVGFTMAMFVFERIRADVVALVVLVVLGVTGLIPPEELFSGFSGNAVMSIIATTILGAGLERTGALNRLASWLLRRARGVEERLMLLTTAIAGLNSSFMQNPSVMALYLPVASRLAARTGLTLQRLLLPIAAAIVMGGALTMVGNSPLILLNDLLQSANNNLPSGMATIEPLRMFAPLPIGLALLLASLIYFRVRGDKTLMEEEQLINNGVTPARTESYFARTYGIEGDVFELIVSADSPLVGMTLGEAETVHDAPLLLALKTGNDTRLAPPADMRIWVGSVLGVMGARQQVADFAQNQFLRLSSRLRNLGDLFNPSRAGISEAVIPPTSRFIGKNAAELRLRKQSGISLLAINRDKQVIREDVRKVPLRAGDMLVFHSIWQDLAQASESRDFVVVTDYPKGEHRPHKFKIAMTIFALTILIALTSKLPVALTLMTGVAGMLLTGVLRMDEAYASINWKTIFMMAGLIPLGWAMDSSGAAAWVAGHTIARLPEGVPVWALEIALALLTTAFSLVISHVGATIVMVPIAVNLALAAGGNPTAFALIVALSASNNLMTASNPVISMITGPANYQPRELWRVGAPLSLIYTAVVVLMVNLMSMAWWGAF